Proteins from a single region of Parasedimentitalea psychrophila:
- a CDS encoding Hint domain-containing protein, whose protein sequence is MDVTGNKITGKKLISGDADDNQVVTIEDGGNLSGNYMFEFWGKDAPTEAGAGPGGDDEFHIDLSGFDDDFSMSVKSMDPGDCFEFTGFDSYTTVGNVWTFEYTGSDGQPHTVSIDVESENGTGVACVVVCFVRGSRILTVDGIRPIVQLQSGDQVICGDGIRCPIRWIGSSHLDSAQLRAHPELRPIRLASGSLAPGCPHSDLLLSPQHRILLNDWRAEMLFGEPEVLVTATSLQNDTSICPVQTCEGVDYFHILLDGHHTVWANGVECETLMPAEMAQTALSGAAREEICQIFPEIVSDISAFGDLCYPVLKHHEARSLLDFVAQAE, encoded by the coding sequence GTGGATGTCACGGGTAACAAAATTACGGGCAAGAAGCTGATTTCCGGTGACGCGGATGACAATCAGGTTGTGACCATCGAAGATGGTGGCAACCTTTCAGGTAACTATATGTTTGAATTTTGGGGCAAGGATGCGCCGACTGAGGCGGGAGCTGGTCCGGGAGGCGACGACGAATTTCATATTGATCTGTCTGGTTTTGATGATGATTTTTCGATGTCAGTCAAGAGTATGGATCCCGGCGACTGTTTTGAGTTCACTGGTTTCGACAGTTACACAACGGTCGGCAATGTCTGGACGTTTGAATACACGGGGTCTGATGGTCAACCGCATACGGTGTCAATCGATGTCGAATCCGAAAATGGCACCGGTGTGGCCTGTGTTGTGGTTTGTTTTGTGCGCGGCAGTCGTATCCTAACGGTGGATGGCATTCGCCCAATAGTGCAGTTGCAAAGTGGGGACCAAGTTATATGCGGCGATGGCATCCGCTGTCCAATCCGCTGGATTGGCAGCTCGCACCTAGACAGTGCCCAGTTGCGCGCTCATCCCGAATTGCGCCCGATTCGCCTTGCGTCTGGCAGTCTGGCGCCGGGGTGCCCGCACAGCGATCTGCTGCTGTCGCCGCAGCACCGAATACTGCTAAACGATTGGCGCGCAGAAATGTTGTTCGGCGAACCAGAGGTTCTGGTAACTGCGACTTCGTTGCAAAATGATACTAGCATTTGTCCGGTGCAGACCTGCGAAGGCGTAGACTATTTCCACATCCTGCTGGACGGCCATCACACGGTCTGGGCCAATGGGGTGGAGTGTGAAACATTGATGCCAGCCGAGATGGCACAAACTGCTCTATCCGGCGCTGCACGGGAGGAAATTTGCCAAATTTTTCCGGAAATTGTTTCTGATATCTCTGCTTTTGGCGACCTATGTTACCCAGTTCTGAAACATCATGAGGCACGCAGTCTTTTGGACTTTGTCGCTCAAGCCGAGTAA
- a CDS encoding sulfatase family protein: MEAGPDPLEKRPNILMIFPDQWRGDWVHAISGIPVRTPNIDDMVARGVSFGRTWTPCPICAPARACLALGRSYDASPVRHNKDNLPLDQKTFYRLLLDSGYRVANLGKSDLLKQAHSWGADGRHIVDDRDGMAEIGFSDGFDSAGKHDSINAAEKGCIDPYTDMLKSQGLIDDYVRDFEGRSLTSHEPVPLSDWLEGRWVEPVQAYTNIEPVEIPKDAYSDNFIGQAALDILKKFDGENPWFTIVNFPGPHEPMDITPEMADAWRDAELPYPVGCHHPDETLVRNIRRHYAAMIENIDRWIGAFVDQLKAQGQYENTVIIFASDHGEMLGDRNLWQKEVPFEPAVQVPLVVSGVGVVPRGNLPDTPANLIDLPPTYLRMAGVAVPKEYSGFDLGPFLGGDDQMPPQNTQTGLGSWRAVTDGRYKLIVGLDETVPQVEIQFGQFDHSLPEPGKLYDLKKDPHELTNLWDEEKGIRDRLLTLIPKS, encoded by the coding sequence ATGGAAGCCGGACCCGACCCGTTGGAAAAACGCCCCAATATTCTGATGATTTTTCCCGACCAATGGCGCGGTGACTGGGTTCATGCGATTTCCGGCATTCCTGTTCGCACCCCAAATATCGATGACATGGTGGCCCGCGGCGTCAGCTTTGGCCGCACATGGACGCCATGCCCGATTTGCGCCCCGGCCCGGGCCTGTCTAGCCTTGGGGCGCAGCTATGATGCCTCGCCAGTGCGTCACAACAAAGACAACCTGCCGCTAGACCAGAAAACCTTCTATCGGCTGTTGCTCGACAGCGGGTATCGAGTTGCCAACCTTGGCAAGTCAGATCTGCTCAAACAGGCACACAGCTGGGGCGCAGACGGGCGGCACATTGTAGACGACCGCGATGGGATGGCCGAGATTGGATTCAGCGATGGGTTCGACAGCGCGGGCAAGCATGATTCCATCAACGCCGCCGAAAAAGGCTGTATTGATCCCTATACGGACATGCTCAAATCTCAGGGCCTGATCGATGACTATGTGCGTGACTTTGAGGGCAGGTCATTGACTTCGCATGAACCAGTGCCACTGTCGGACTGGCTTGAGGGCCGATGGGTCGAACCGGTACAGGCCTATACAAACATCGAACCTGTCGAGATACCAAAAGACGCATATAGCGATAACTTCATCGGGCAAGCCGCCCTCGATATCCTCAAGAAATTTGACGGTGAGAACCCCTGGTTCACAATCGTGAACTTCCCCGGCCCGCACGAGCCGATGGACATCACTCCCGAGATGGCTGACGCGTGGAGAGACGCAGAGCTGCCCTATCCTGTCGGATGCCACCACCCGGACGAAACGCTCGTTCGCAACATCCGGCGCCACTATGCCGCGATGATCGAGAATATTGATCGCTGGATTGGAGCGTTTGTCGATCAGCTAAAGGCCCAAGGTCAGTATGAAAACACTGTGATAATATTTGCCAGCGACCATGGCGAAATGCTGGGGGACAGAAACTTGTGGCAAAAAGAAGTACCCTTTGAACCCGCCGTACAAGTCCCGCTTGTAGTCTCCGGTGTCGGCGTCGTTCCGCGCGGCAATTTGCCCGATACCCCCGCCAACCTTATTGACCTGCCCCCGACGTATCTTCGAATGGCCGGAGTTGCGGTACCAAAGGAATACAGCGGATTTGATCTGGGCCCGTTTCTTGGCGGAGATGACCAGATGCCGCCACAGAATACGCAAACAGGGCTGGGATCCTGGCGGGCGGTCACCGACGGGCGCTACAAACTGATTGTTGGTCTTGATGAAACTGTTCCTCAGGTAGAGATTCAATTTGGGCAATTCGATCACAGCCTGCCTGAGCCCGGAAAACTCTATGATCTAAAAAAAGACCCCCACGAATTGACCAACCTGTGGGACGAGGAAAAGGGCATTCGGGACAGGCTGTTGACCTTGATACCAAAAAGCTGA
- a CDS encoding tripartite tricarboxylate transporter permease — protein sequence MEIFLSTITMALVVFSMTGMLVGVVAGAIPGLNGGMAMALTLPLTFYMDPVSAQGLLIGMYVGGVSGGLISGILIGIPGSPTAVMTTLDGHAMAKKGQASRALALGIGASFVGGMLGWLVLAFLSAPLAAVALKFGNFETTALVITGILLIAAVGSGSLSKALLAGALGALCSIPGLDPIDATPRLTLGIADMQSGFGLIPVILGIFAFAPILHDLLTNRTAAPQQVSTTTSMKRHFFAVLTYPWNLIRSSAIGTAIGALPGVGAAIGAIVSYSIARITSQKPETFGSGEPEGIVAAEAANNATVMGALIPMIALGIPGSAADVILIAALTLQNVQLGPLMIIDHPKEFYGIISAALIANFAMLFFMVLASRHLLFVLKMPKYILTPTILFFCMVGTLTYSNNPFELWVFFGFAAVGLIFLSSGIPLPAFIIGFVLTPIGEEAVRAAMMESRGSLMPFVTRPVPLVLLSLSLLAVLWAASQELKKRKLTA from the coding sequence ATGGAAATTTTCCTGAGCACGATCACAATGGCGCTGGTTGTCTTCTCGATGACCGGAATGTTGGTTGGAGTGGTGGCGGGCGCAATCCCCGGCCTGAATGGCGGCATGGCCATGGCGCTGACGCTTCCCCTGACATTTTACATGGATCCGGTTTCGGCGCAGGGTCTATTGATCGGCATGTATGTGGGCGGTGTCAGCGGCGGCCTGATATCCGGCATTCTCATTGGAATACCCGGCTCACCCACGGCAGTCATGACGACGCTGGACGGCCATGCCATGGCTAAGAAGGGGCAGGCGTCACGCGCGCTGGCCCTTGGCATCGGCGCATCATTTGTTGGTGGTATGCTTGGCTGGCTGGTCTTGGCCTTTCTGTCTGCACCGCTTGCAGCCGTGGCTTTGAAATTCGGAAATTTTGAAACGACGGCCCTGGTGATTACCGGCATTCTCTTGATTGCCGCCGTGGGATCAGGTTCCTTGTCCAAAGCGTTGCTTGCCGGCGCTTTGGGCGCCCTTTGCTCCATTCCGGGCCTCGATCCGATTGATGCCACACCCCGTCTGACTCTAGGTATCGCGGATATGCAAAGTGGGTTTGGCTTGATACCGGTCATTCTGGGTATATTTGCCTTTGCACCCATCCTGCATGACCTTTTGACAAACCGGACCGCCGCGCCGCAGCAGGTGTCGACAACAACAAGCATGAAGCGCCATTTTTTCGCGGTGCTGACATATCCGTGGAACCTTATCAGATCGTCAGCGATCGGCACGGCCATCGGCGCGCTGCCCGGGGTTGGTGCTGCGATTGGCGCAATTGTCTCCTATTCGATTGCCCGCATCACATCCCAAAAGCCGGAGACATTTGGCTCAGGCGAGCCCGAAGGCATTGTCGCCGCAGAGGCAGCCAACAACGCAACCGTCATGGGGGCACTGATCCCGATGATCGCGCTTGGCATTCCGGGCAGTGCGGCTGACGTTATCCTGATTGCGGCCCTCACGTTGCAGAATGTTCAACTGGGACCATTGATGATTATCGATCATCCGAAAGAATTCTATGGCATTATCTCAGCGGCCTTGATCGCGAACTTTGCCATGTTGTTCTTTATGGTGCTGGCCAGTCGCCACCTGTTGTTTGTCTTGAAAATGCCCAAGTACATTCTGACTCCGACCATCTTGTTTTTCTGCATGGTCGGAACGCTGACCTATTCGAACAATCCGTTCGAGCTGTGGGTGTTCTTTGGATTTGCCGCTGTCGGTCTGATTTTCCTGTCCAGCGGGATCCCCTTGCCTGCCTTCATTATCGGATTTGTTCTGACACCGATCGGTGAAGAAGCCGTGCGGGCAGCGATGATGGAATCCAGAGGCAGTCTCATGCCCTTTGTCACCCGTCCTGTCCCCCTTGTTCTTCTAAGTCTGAGCCTGCTTGCCGTGTTGTGGGCGGCCAGTCAGGAACTGAAAAAACGTAAATTGACCGCCTGA
- a CDS encoding Bug family tripartite tricarboxylate transporter substrate binding protein — protein MKRFLTLICAAMMASATSVVAAGYPEKPVKLIVPAKAGGALDTVARLISVQLEETLGVPFPVVNVKGGASAIGIRQADDADQDGYTMLVTHQQMLVIGASGLLGFNPLDKFDGVGQTGLMENYLVSYKGAPFSNISELKDYAAANPGEVNAGVNIGGLGHLVMLQIADGLGVDFNYVNVPGGGAAKLKSLLGEFTHVAILGKGKFAGREELVPLAVLADERSAAVPDTASAGEEDFPARFQLAFWWMMGKGVPAEAKSIIEQALGDIMAKESVQAEFVERGIDAPLHLNAAETSASLDEQMANYAASVSAISGN, from the coding sequence ATGAAAAGATTTCTAACTTTGATCTGCGCTGCCATGATGGCCTCGGCGACCAGTGTGGTTGCTGCCGGTTACCCCGAAAAACCAGTAAAACTGATCGTACCGGCCAAAGCCGGAGGTGCGCTGGATACAGTCGCACGTTTGATTTCCGTGCAACTTGAAGAAACGCTCGGCGTTCCCTTTCCGGTCGTGAATGTAAAAGGCGGAGCGTCCGCCATTGGTATTCGTCAGGCTGACGACGCCGATCAGGATGGCTACACCATGCTAGTCACCCACCAGCAGATGCTGGTCATCGGAGCGTCGGGATTGCTGGGTTTCAACCCGCTGGATAAATTTGACGGTGTTGGGCAAACCGGCCTGATGGAAAACTATCTGGTCTCCTACAAGGGCGCACCTTTTTCAAACATCTCCGAGCTAAAGGACTATGCGGCTGCGAACCCAGGCGAGGTCAATGCCGGGGTAAATATTGGTGGCCTCGGCCACCTTGTGATGCTGCAAATCGCCGATGGGTTGGGCGTCGATTTCAACTATGTCAATGTGCCCGGTGGCGGTGCCGCCAAGCTGAAGTCATTGCTGGGTGAATTCACTCATGTCGCGATACTCGGGAAAGGTAAGTTTGCGGGTCGTGAGGAACTTGTGCCACTGGCCGTTCTTGCCGACGAGCGCAGCGCCGCTGTGCCTGATACCGCCTCGGCCGGCGAAGAAGACTTTCCGGCGCGCTTCCAACTCGCATTCTGGTGGATGATGGGCAAAGGCGTTCCCGCTGAAGCGAAATCGATTATCGAACAGGCCCTTGGCGACATCATGGCCAAAGAGTCCGTGCAGGCCGAATTTGTCGAGCGCGGAATTGATGCGCCTCTGCATTTGAATGCGGCCGAGACGTCGGCCTCATTGGACGAGCAAATGGCCAACTATGCAGCATCTGTATCTGCGATATCCGGTAACTGA
- a CDS encoding aldo/keto reductase encodes MTGTVSIGLGFASLGASQQLPLADDVAEKIFEAALALNITRFDTSPLYGGGQSEYRLGKLLKGQPRDSYILSTKVGRYRPYGAVLADQRNNPTDIYDYSADACLRSIEKSLERLGVDRFDIVYIHDCDRFVKEAVAGAFPALCRLRDQGVIGRIGCASNTASTHEAILNRVDLDVLMVANSYSLLTQDAGARLLPFCLRNNISVELAAPFNSGILATGPGDMTTTYRYATPEPEILDRTRRIAAICDAYGVPLKRAALQYCARHPAVERLILGLVEPDDLRCNMVDMQMKIPSELWADLAEIGVPDPIAILEKSCRPGSQNYAGRPVSKRNIQTASTAHENQKEDVGNYAKLQQHPISGE; translated from the coding sequence ATGACCGGCACGGTGTCCATCGGTCTTGGATTTGCGTCCTTAGGGGCGTCCCAGCAACTGCCGCTTGCGGATGATGTCGCGGAGAAGATTTTCGAGGCCGCTCTGGCATTGAACATCACCCGGTTTGACACGTCACCGCTGTATGGTGGTGGTCAATCGGAATACCGATTGGGGAAATTGCTTAAAGGGCAACCGCGTGACAGCTACATTTTGTCAACAAAAGTTGGACGGTACCGGCCTTATGGCGCAGTGCTTGCAGACCAGCGCAACAATCCAACTGACATCTACGACTATTCGGCCGACGCATGCCTGCGATCCATAGAGAAGAGCCTTGAACGGTTGGGGGTGGACAGGTTTGACATCGTCTACATTCACGATTGCGATCGTTTTGTAAAAGAAGCGGTGGCAGGGGCTTTCCCTGCCTTGTGCCGGTTGCGGGATCAAGGCGTGATTGGCCGCATTGGCTGCGCAAGCAACACCGCAAGCACCCATGAAGCGATACTGAATCGCGTTGATCTGGATGTGCTGATGGTGGCCAACAGTTACAGCCTGCTCACACAAGACGCGGGCGCACGATTGTTGCCTTTCTGCTTACGAAACAACATCTCGGTTGAACTGGCTGCCCCATTCAATTCCGGCATTCTAGCCACCGGTCCAGGCGACATGACGACAACGTATCGCTATGCCACTCCCGAACCTGAAATTCTGGATCGAACACGCCGGATTGCAGCGATCTGCGACGCCTACGGTGTGCCTCTCAAACGTGCTGCGCTACAATATTGTGCACGCCACCCAGCAGTCGAACGGCTTATCCTGGGACTTGTCGAACCTGATGACCTGCGCTGCAACATGGTCGACATGCAGATGAAAATTCCGTCGGAATTATGGGCCGATTTGGCGGAAATTGGCGTGCCTGATCCGATTGCCATCTTGGAAAAGAGCTGTCGGCCAGGCTCACAGAACTATGCAGGCAGGCCTGTCTCAAAGCGAAACATTCAAACGGCATCCACCGCTCACGAAAATCAAAAAGAAGACGTAGGAAATTACGCGAAGTTGCAACAACATCCAATCTCAGGAGAGTGA
- a CDS encoding UxaA family hydrolase produces MKPCVQLQANDNVANVLEAVIKNDCLSVSGHQSEDSVEALENIRCFHKVALIDIPSGTDVVRDGYVIGRATRAIQRGAWVHVHNLESKRA; encoded by the coding sequence GTGAAACCCTGTGTTCAACTGCAAGCCAACGACAATGTTGCCAATGTTCTTGAAGCGGTCATCAAGAATGATTGTCTTTCCGTTAGCGGGCATCAGTCGGAAGATTCCGTCGAGGCTCTTGAAAACATTCGTTGTTTTCACAAGGTCGCGCTTATTGATATCCCATCCGGCACCGATGTCGTGCGGGATGGCTATGTTATCGGTCGAGCAACGAGGGCAATCCAACGCGGCGCGTGGGTTCATGTGCATAACCTTGAAAGCAAGCGCGCATGA
- a CDS encoding UxaA family hydrolase has protein sequence MINISERTFQGYARATGSAGIRNKLLILNTTGLSELTARRIHAALPGSLFASTPFGGGMLGEDAQVHVDSILGLANHPNAGAVLILSADRPRCDIISNALAKSGKPFHAIAYDDVGHDTLRMTDQGIRAGAVLSRDMSRQRPTSQPLSDLVIGLECGLSDPTSGLGANPLMGRFSDQMVAAGGTAIVGETLEWLGVEDRLAARARTPKIAEDIRQAVLRRERIAQDAGINLTGNNPNHANIEGGLTTIEEKASGSSAKTGNQQISGVLKYAERPSGRGLYLMDAPSYSPESLTGFVAAGAQLMIFSTGLGNSYVSALAPTIKVSANKFTSQALPQQIDFDCSRLLSGGSWDEATARLAEHVADVASGSLTFGEILAEGSETISRFGASL, from the coding sequence GTGATCAACATTTCGGAACGAACATTTCAGGGTTATGCGCGCGCAACGGGTTCGGCTGGCATTCGCAACAAGTTGTTGATTTTGAATACAACGGGTCTGAGCGAGCTGACCGCCCGGCGAATTCATGCTGCTCTGCCGGGTTCCTTATTTGCCTCAACACCGTTTGGCGGTGGCATGCTGGGTGAGGATGCACAGGTGCATGTTGATTCAATTCTCGGTCTGGCAAACCACCCCAACGCAGGGGCCGTGCTTATCCTGAGCGCAGATCGGCCACGCTGCGATATCATCAGCAACGCACTTGCCAAAAGCGGAAAACCATTTCACGCGATCGCATATGATGATGTTGGCCACGATACGCTGCGCATGACCGATCAGGGTATTCGAGCTGGCGCAGTGCTGAGCCGAGACATGTCGCGTCAACGTCCTACGTCCCAGCCTCTGTCAGACTTGGTTATTGGTCTGGAATGCGGTCTTTCCGATCCAACCTCAGGGCTTGGCGCGAACCCGCTAATGGGGCGGTTTTCCGATCAGATGGTCGCGGCAGGCGGAACAGCCATCGTCGGGGAGACACTGGAATGGCTTGGCGTTGAAGATCGGTTGGCTGCCCGTGCCAGGACACCAAAGATCGCCGAAGACATTCGCCAAGCCGTCTTACGCCGCGAGCGCATTGCACAAGACGCAGGCATCAATTTGACGGGAAACAACCCCAATCACGCAAACATAGAGGGCGGCCTCACAACGATTGAGGAAAAGGCAAGCGGTTCATCTGCCAAGACCGGGAACCAACAAATATCCGGTGTCTTAAAGTATGCCGAACGACCATCGGGGCGCGGGCTTTACCTAATGGATGCACCTTCGTATTCGCCGGAATCTCTGACGGGATTTGTTGCAGCAGGCGCGCAGTTGATGATCTTCAGCACAGGGCTGGGAAACAGTTATGTCAGCGCATTGGCGCCGACCATCAAGGTGTCTGCCAACAAGTTCACATCACAAGCCCTCCCCCAACAAATAGATTTCGACTGTAGTCGCCTTTTGTCTGGTGGGTCGTGGGACGAGGCAACTGCGAGACTGGCCGAGCATGTCGCAGACGTCGCCTCGGGAAGCCTTACATTTGGTGAAATCCTTGCCGAGGGCTCTGAAACGATCTCCAGATTTGGAGCCTCGCTGTGA
- a CDS encoding GntR family transcriptional regulator, with the protein MRKSQHTQEDAYNTLREEAYRQFMNAMLDRKFRPGRMLSQRELAKWTGSSLASMREALKRLEGEGVVKLIPQRGVLITEVTRKDIADAYDFRILIETHAIRHYVANCDPAEVERIRAQTKEILAAIPDEKGIEHFNRCLEIDRELHRQIVAALDNSAMSDTHQKIETTMMLARLNLPAKLNAGTAAFEEHLDLLNAINSGDPEDAAASLRNHLIKARERAMEFAEL; encoded by the coding sequence GTGAGAAAAAGCCAACATACACAAGAAGACGCATACAACACTTTGCGTGAAGAAGCTTATCGACAATTCATGAATGCGATGCTGGACCGAAAATTTCGCCCGGGCCGCATGCTCAGCCAACGTGAGCTGGCCAAGTGGACAGGAAGCTCTTTGGCCTCGATGCGCGAAGCCCTGAAACGGCTCGAAGGCGAAGGTGTTGTGAAGCTCATCCCTCAACGTGGAGTGCTCATTACCGAGGTGACTCGAAAAGATATTGCCGATGCCTATGACTTCAGAATTCTGATCGAAACGCATGCAATTCGGCACTATGTTGCCAATTGTGACCCAGCCGAAGTAGAGCGCATACGTGCGCAAACCAAAGAAATTCTGGCCGCGATTCCCGACGAAAAAGGGATCGAGCATTTCAACAGATGTCTGGAAATCGATCGCGAACTTCACCGACAAATCGTAGCAGCTCTTGATAACTCGGCCATGAGCGATACGCATCAGAAAATCGAAACGACGATGATGCTGGCGCGCTTGAACTTACCTGCAAAACTTAACGCTGGCACCGCTGCTTTCGAGGAACATCTTGATCTATTGAACGCGATAAATAGCGGTGATCCGGAAGACGCCGCCGCATCGCTTCGCAATCACCTAATAAAGGCAAGAGAGCGCGCGATGGAGTTTGCCGAATTGTGA
- a CDS encoding helix-turn-helix domain-containing protein, whose amino-acid sequence MRGLAEHLGDSKSALYHYFPTKGALFLATQHHIGGLTLGGFSRSRDSVIVSADEQKSSKEYLDSRWLQHSQFGKLHRALSCLY is encoded by the coding sequence ATGCGTGGGCTTGCAGAACATCTCGGCGACTCAAAGAGTGCGCTGTATCATTACTTTCCAACAAAAGGGGCGCTGTTCTTGGCTACTCAACACCACATCGGCGGCCTTACGCTCGGCGGCTTCTCACGGAGCCGAGACAGTGTCATTGTCTCGGCCGACGAGCAAAAAAGTTCCAAAGAATATCTGGACAGCCGATGGCTGCAACATTCACAATTCGGCAAACTCCATCGCGCGCTCTCTTGCCTTTATTAG
- a CDS encoding terminase large subunit domain-containing protein, producing the protein MKDYRTSIETLKTAGLIACLSRDDVSSDGIKPSFLERGEMHRGTDRKLADIIVESMISHDQPIDWVITIAGQDLASLCGELRDYPPYSCLLLTGIYIALTGTPHPKLVQDGLA; encoded by the coding sequence ATGAAGGACTATCGCACCTCGATCGAAACGCTAAAAACGGCCGGGCTGATTGCTTGTCTGAGCCGCGACGATGTTTCATCGGATGGGATCAAGCCGAGCTTTCTGGAGCGGGGTGAAATGCACCGCGGAACCGATCGGAAACTGGCAGACATCATTGTGGAAAGTATGATTTCCCATGATCAGCCGATCGATTGGGTGATCACCATCGCTGGGCAAGACCTCGCGTCCTTGTGCGGCGAGTTGCGGGATTATCCGCCCTACTCCTGCCTGTTACTAACGGGCATTTATATTGCTTTGACAGGCACACCACACCCAAAACTCGTACAGGACGGTCTTGCATAG
- a CDS encoding tyrosine-type recombinase/integrase, with protein MRPRGFPDKVHPVRRKVKDGVRYHFYAWRGGPKFWVDAVQYPKSPEFFHAYSDATARPKPADYMVQQMVDDFLSSTAMPKGQRSRADIRKWGLRFAGHFKDAPAIIFEDKSARGEMNTWRALWKHSPKQHDMAGTHAVRILNWAVEEGKLSEHHCHKLHRLYEVDRSEIVWKSGDQEAIDAIAPEWVRRILCVACETGLRPGDLIKLTTGHVENTPLGRRLRVRTNKRKRLAHIPITPTLAKVIDETEPGKLLILTNASGDQLTEHRASEGLRQWRDKAKLSRDLRLQDTRGTAATRLLNAGLSLSEIANHMGWSIRHAANVIEHYARVSPDETDSVLIKLSAALGGAS; from the coding sequence ATGCGTCCTAGGGGGTTTCCTGATAAAGTTCATCCTGTACGGCGCAAAGTAAAAGATGGCGTCCGCTATCATTTCTACGCTTGGCGCGGTGGTCCCAAATTTTGGGTAGACGCAGTTCAGTATCCAAAGTCCCCAGAATTCTTCCACGCATATTCTGATGCGACGGCCAGACCGAAACCAGCAGATTACATGGTGCAGCAGATGGTAGATGATTTTCTGTCCAGTACTGCCATGCCGAAAGGTCAGCGCTCACGTGCGGATATTCGCAAATGGGGTCTACGGTTTGCCGGTCATTTTAAGGATGCTCCGGCCATAATTTTCGAGGACAAGAGTGCGCGGGGTGAGATGAACACCTGGAGGGCTCTCTGGAAACACTCTCCGAAACAGCACGACATGGCAGGCACTCATGCAGTTCGTATTCTGAACTGGGCAGTCGAAGAGGGAAAGTTGTCTGAACATCACTGCCATAAGCTGCACCGGCTCTATGAAGTGGACCGGTCTGAGATTGTCTGGAAGTCGGGAGACCAAGAAGCAATTGACGCAATAGCTCCGGAGTGGGTGCGACGCATTCTTTGTGTTGCTTGCGAGACAGGTTTGCGCCCTGGTGACTTGATTAAGCTGACAACCGGGCATGTCGAGAATACCCCACTGGGGCGTCGCCTTCGAGTTCGCACAAACAAGCGAAAGAGGTTGGCTCATATTCCGATCACGCCGACACTTGCTAAGGTCATTGATGAGACCGAGCCCGGAAAATTGTTGATCCTCACTAATGCGTCGGGTGATCAACTAACCGAACATCGTGCTTCTGAGGGGCTGCGACAGTGGCGGGATAAGGCCAAACTGTCTCGAGATCTGCGGTTGCAAGATACACGAGGCACTGCAGCGACCCGGCTTCTGAATGCCGGATTGAGCTTGTCAGAGATTGCCAACCATATGGGGTGGTCAATTCGTCATGCTGCCAATGTGATCGAACATTACGCGAGGGTCTCACCGGACGAAACTGACTCTGTATTAATCAAGCTGTCAGCTGCCCTTGGGGGTGCATCATGA